Within Theileria orientalis strain Shintoku DNA, chromosome 4, complete genome, the genomic segment TAACCTGTAGATTAAACGTATAAGACATTGGAAGATTCAATGTTGACCTCCAGTTTGGATTTGGGCGATGGCCTAAAGTGatttgtacacatttctaTACATTTAGGCTTTAACTATCAGTTGTAGATCAGCAGAATGTGGAAAGTGGTGGAATCGGAACTTGAAACGTCATAAAGCAAATATATCATGGATGCTAATATGGActctaataaaaatgtagaaAAGCAAGTGCCTTCACTAAGGGGGAAAGTGCACATTCCCATATTCGCCCTCTTCATCCTTATCATTTTTGAGTTGTTTAAGTACAAGTGTGACTTGTCCTACAAGTTGGCATGTTACGTCTACTTGCTGTGTACCCTCTTCATCCTAATCACCGTTACTGTGTTACACAACAACCACTGGAACAAGCACAACAGGTCGTTGCTGAGAAGACTGGACTATGCAGGTGTGTTTTAGAACAATAATGAATTCTGTTAGCTATATTCCTGATGATTGGAGGCTCCGGGTTCCCATGCGCAGTACACTACCTCTTCAATAGCAAAATGGTCATAATGGTACTCACACATTGGTCAATAATATTGTTTGGTGAGTACGTAAAGTGAATTAATGTAACTTTAGGCGCATTTGGgtcaattttgtttaatttcaCGTGCACCCCTAAGTGGTTCCGATCATTGGTATATACGTTGGTCTCAGCACCTTATTTCTTTTATCCATACATAGCCGCAACCATGAAGATGTATAAGGAGAGTGTGCTAATGCTGTCGATAGCATTTTTCTATATAACGGGATCGGTGTTTTACGCGCTCGGGAAGCCGAATCTGATACCGGGAATATTTGAATCACACGAACTATTTCACCTCTTTTGTTGTTTCGGATTCATGTCGTCACTGTCAGTaaactatatttatttggaATACAACAAGGTGTAATAGCTATATGAGAAAGTGTTGTTTGAGTGTTGAGATTCTCCGTTATCT encodes:
- a CDS encoding uncharacterized protein (Hly-III related proteins family protein), with the translated sequence MDANMDSNKNVEKQVPSLRGKVHIPIFALFILIIFELFKYKCDLSYKLACYVYLLCTLFILITVTVLHNNHWNKHNRSLLRRLDYAAIFLMIGGSGFPCAVHYLFNSKMVIMVLTHWSIILFGAFGSILFNFTCTPKWFRSLVYTLVSAPYFFYPYIAATMKMYKESVLMLSIAFFYITGSVFYALGKPNLIPGIFESHELFHLFCCFGFMSSLSVNYIYLEYNKV